A section of the Pseudomonas prosekii genome encodes:
- the tilS gene encoding tRNA lysidine(34) synthetase TilS, with protein MTLGAVLLGQLAPWRNTAHWRIAFSGGLDSTVLLHLLANLAKSHSLPALSALHVHHGLQPAADAWPAHCQAVCDGLGVPLKIVRVQVQPGASLERAAREARYGAFIEATHCNDVLLTAQHRDDQAETLLFRLLRGAGVRGLSAMPSQRALGHGQLLRPLLNVSRAELETYARAHQLRWIEDPSNQDRQFSRNYLRHQVLPSLTERWPQAQATMARSAGHLREAQELLDELAQIDLAAAAGSNEFAWLGLPSLELASLQKLSAARQRNALSCWLNQRTRMPDSDHWSGWEDLRDATGDARPIWRLADGELHRSAGRIWWLSGPWLRAPSMVASWSNPESSLMLPDNGLLTLSGQIPGGPLHIRYRQGGEVMHLPERGHRDLKRLLNERGVPSFVRGRLPLLYRADQLLAVAGLRGLNGEAGEGWNLHWQPPSEDQGLS; from the coding sequence ATGACACTTGGCGCAGTACTTCTAGGGCAGCTCGCCCCATGGCGCAACACCGCACACTGGCGCATCGCGTTCTCCGGCGGACTCGATTCCACCGTCCTGCTGCACCTTCTCGCCAATCTCGCAAAATCCCACTCCCTGCCGGCGCTCAGCGCCCTGCATGTCCACCACGGTTTGCAACCGGCGGCTGATGCGTGGCCGGCGCATTGTCAGGCTGTCTGCGATGGCTTGGGGGTGCCGCTGAAAATCGTGCGCGTGCAGGTTCAGCCCGGTGCCAGCCTGGAACGTGCCGCGCGGGAGGCGCGTTATGGCGCTTTCATTGAGGCGACGCATTGCAACGACGTGTTGCTGACCGCCCAGCACCGTGACGATCAGGCTGAAACCTTGCTGTTTCGTCTGTTGCGTGGCGCCGGTGTGAGAGGGCTGTCGGCTATGCCGAGCCAGCGAGCGCTGGGTCACGGGCAGCTGCTTCGGCCGCTGCTCAACGTCAGCCGCGCCGAACTCGAAACCTATGCCCGCGCGCATCAATTGCGCTGGATCGAGGACCCGTCGAATCAGGATCGCCAGTTCTCGCGCAATTACTTGCGCCACCAAGTGTTGCCGAGCCTGACCGAGCGCTGGCCGCAAGCCCAGGCGACCATGGCCCGCAGCGCTGGCCATCTGCGCGAGGCGCAGGAACTGCTTGATGAGTTGGCGCAGATTGATCTCGCCGCAGCCGCTGGCAGCAATGAGTTTGCGTGGCTGGGATTGCCGTCGCTGGAACTGGCGTCGCTGCAAAAGCTTTCCGCCGCCCGTCAACGCAATGCTTTGAGCTGTTGGTTGAACCAGCGCACGCGCATGCCCGACAGCGACCATTGGTCGGGATGGGAGGATCTTCGCGACGCTACCGGCGATGCGCGTCCGATCTGGCGATTGGCCGACGGTGAATTGCATCGCAGCGCTGGGCGCATCTGGTGGTTATCCGGCCCGTGGCTGCGCGCGCCGTCGATGGTTGCGAGCTGGTCAAATCCCGAATCATCTTTGATGTTGCCGGATAACGGCCTGCTGACTTTGAGCGGGCAGATCCCTGGCGGACCGCTGCACATTCGCTATCGTCAGGGCGGCGAAGTCATGCATCTGCCCGAGCGCGGCCATCGCGACCTGAAGCGTTTGCTTAATGAACGGGGCGTACCGTCATTCGTGCGTGGCAGATTGCCGCTGCTCTATCGCGCCGACCAACTGCTTGCAGTGGCGGGGTTGCGGGGGTTGAACGGGGAGGCGGGCGAGGGCTGGAATTTACATTGGCAGCCGCCGAGCGAAGATCAAGGTTTGAGCTGA
- a CDS encoding acetyl-CoA carboxylase carboxyltransferase subunit alpha produces the protein MNPNFLDFEQPIADLQAKIEELRLVGNDNSLNIGDEISRLQDKSSTLTEDIFGKLTSWQIARLARHPKRPYTLDYIEHIFTEFDELHGDRHFSDDAAIVGGIARLNDEPVMIIGHQKGREVREKVRRNFGMPRPEGYRKACRLMEMAERFKMPILTFIDTPGAYPGIDAEERNQSEAIAWNLRVMARLKTPIIATVIGEGGSGGALAIGVCDQLNMLQYSTYAVISPEGCASILWKTAEKAPDAAEAMGITAERLKGLGIVDKVIGEPLGGAHRDPAAAAASIRAELSSQLAMLKGFDTEALLTRRYERLMSYGL, from the coding sequence ATGAACCCGAATTTTCTAGATTTCGAACAGCCGATCGCCGACCTGCAAGCCAAGATCGAAGAGTTGCGCTTGGTCGGTAATGACAATTCGCTGAATATCGGCGATGAGATCTCCCGCCTGCAGGACAAGAGCAGCACCTTGACCGAAGACATCTTCGGCAAGCTGACCAGCTGGCAGATCGCGCGCCTGGCGCGTCACCCGAAACGTCCGTACACCCTGGACTACATCGAGCACATCTTCACTGAGTTCGATGAGTTGCACGGCGACCGTCACTTCTCCGACGACGCTGCCATTGTGGGCGGTATCGCGCGTCTGAACGATGAGCCGGTGATGATCATCGGTCACCAGAAGGGCCGCGAAGTGCGCGAGAAAGTTCGCCGCAACTTTGGCATGCCACGTCCGGAAGGCTATCGCAAAGCGTGCCGCCTGATGGAAATGGCCGAACGTTTCAAAATGCCGATCCTGACCTTCATCGATACCCCGGGCGCCTACCCTGGCATCGACGCCGAAGAGCGCAACCAGAGCGAAGCGATTGCCTGGAACCTGCGTGTCATGGCGCGTTTGAAGACGCCGATCATCGCCACCGTCATCGGTGAAGGTGGTTCTGGCGGTGCTTTGGCGATTGGTGTTTGCGATCAACTGAACATGCTGCAGTACTCGACCTACGCGGTGATTTCGCCGGAAGGTTGCGCATCGATTCTGTGGAAAACCGCAGAGAAGGCACCGGATGCTGCTGAAGCGATGGGCATCACTGCCGAGCGCCTGAAAGGCCTGGGCATCGTTGATAAGGTCATCGGCGAACCACTGGGCGGCGCGCATCGCGATCCAGCGGCTGCTGCGGCTTCGATCCGTGCCGAGCTGAGCTCGCAATTGGCGATGTTGAAGGGCTTCGACACCGAAGCGCTGCTGACCCGCCGTTATGAGCGCTTGATGAGCTACGGCCTCTAA
- the dnaE gene encoding DNA polymerase III subunit alpha, which translates to MPASFVHLRLHTEYSLVDGLVRIKPLVKTLVGMNMPAVAVTDQNNMCSLVKFYKAAMGAGIKPICGADLWLSNKDPDNALSRISLLAMNGVGYRNLTELISRGFIDGQRNGSIIIEREWVAEASEGLIMLSAAKEGEIGLAMLGGNPAEAEKLAREWMAVFPDRFYLEIQRTSRPNDEEQLHGAVALAEKIGAPLVATNDVRFIKQEDFEAHETRVCIGEGRALDDPRRSKNYSDQQYLKSAEEMAELFSDIPEALANTVEIAKRCNIEVKLGKHFLPNFPIPDGMTIDEYFRKVSFDGLEDRLSVLLPKDTTEDYETKRQVYVDRLNFELDIIIQMGFPGYFLIVMDFIQWAKSNGVPVGPGRGSGAGSLVAYVQKITDLDPLEYDLLFERFLNPERVSMPDFDVDFCMDGRDRVIEYVAEKYGRNAVSQIITFGSMAAKAVVRDVARVQGKSYGLADRLSKMIPFEVGMTLEKAYEQEEILRDFIKVDEEAAEIWDMARKLEGVVRNVGKHAGGVVIAPTKLTDFSPIYCDEAGDGLVTQFDKDDVEAAGLVKFDFLGLRTLTVIDWALKTINRDRAKVDQPPLDIAFIPLDDKPTYQLLQKAETTAVFQLESRGMKELIKKLKPDCLEDLIALVALFRPGPLQSGMVDDFINRKHGRAELAYPHSDYQYEGLKPVLAPTYGIILYQEQVMQIAQVMAGYTLGGADMLRRAMGKKKPEEMAKQRGGFIEGCKTNNIEADLAGNIFDLVEKFAGYGFNKSHSAAYGLVSYQTAWLKTHYPAPFMAAVLSADMHNTDKVVTLIEEIRTMKLRLDAPDVNTSEFKFTVNDEGRIIYGLGAIKGVGEGPVEAITEARQDGPFKDLFDFCARVDLKRINKRTLDGLIRSGALDRLGPYFHDETKAYQANIDRNRAVLLNAMEGAIKAAEQTARTHDSGHADLFGGLFVEADADVYANHRKAKELTLKERLKGEKDTLGLYLTGHPIDEYEGEIRRFARQRIIDLKPARDTQTVAGMIIALRVMKNKKGDKMGFITLDDRSGRIEASLFAEAFHSAQSLLQTDAMVVVEGEVSNDDFSGGLRLRVKRVMSMEDARTNLAESLRLKLHTKDLKGDQLRWLGELFKRHRGACPITMEYTSPDAKALLQFGETWRIDPADALIQALRDQFGRDNVFLQYR; encoded by the coding sequence ATGCCGGCTTCATTCGTTCACCTACGCCTGCACACTGAATATTCCCTGGTCGACGGTCTGGTGCGGATCAAACCGCTGGTCAAGACCCTGGTCGGCATGAACATGCCTGCCGTTGCGGTCACCGACCAGAACAACATGTGTTCGCTGGTCAAATTCTATAAAGCGGCCATGGGCGCAGGCATCAAGCCGATCTGCGGCGCCGACCTGTGGCTGTCGAACAAGGATCCGGACAACGCGCTGAGCCGGATCAGCCTGCTGGCGATGAATGGCGTCGGTTATCGCAACCTCACTGAACTGATCTCGCGCGGTTTTATCGACGGTCAGCGCAATGGCTCGATCATCATCGAGCGCGAGTGGGTGGCCGAAGCGAGCGAAGGCTTGATCATGCTGTCGGCGGCGAAGGAGGGCGAGATCGGCCTGGCCATGCTCGGCGGCAACCCGGCCGAAGCGGAAAAACTCGCGCGGGAATGGATGGCGGTGTTCCCGGACCGTTTTTACCTGGAAATCCAGCGCACCAGTCGCCCCAATGACGAAGAACAATTGCACGGCGCCGTGGCCCTGGCCGAGAAAATCGGCGCGCCGCTGGTGGCGACCAACGATGTGCGCTTTATCAAGCAGGAAGATTTCGAGGCGCACGAAACCCGCGTCTGCATCGGTGAGGGCCGCGCCCTCGACGATCCGCGGCGTTCGAAGAATTACAGCGATCAGCAATACCTCAAAAGTGCCGAGGAAATGGCTGAGCTGTTCAGCGACATTCCCGAGGCGCTGGCCAACACGGTCGAGATCGCCAAGCGCTGCAACATCGAAGTGAAGCTCGGCAAGCACTTCCTGCCCAACTTCCCGATCCCCGATGGCATGACCATCGATGAGTATTTCCGCAAGGTGTCCTTCGATGGCCTGGAAGATCGCCTCAGCGTGCTGCTGCCCAAGGACACCACCGAAGACTACGAAACCAAACGTCAGGTCTACGTTGATCGGCTGAATTTCGAGCTGGATATCATCATCCAGATGGGCTTCCCCGGTTACTTCCTGATCGTTATGGACTTTATCCAGTGGGCCAAAAGCAACGGCGTGCCGGTGGGGCCGGGGCGTGGATCGGGTGCCGGGTCGCTGGTGGCCTATGTGCAGAAGATTACCGACCTCGATCCGCTGGAATATGACCTGCTGTTCGAACGTTTCCTGAACCCGGAACGGGTCTCGATGCCCGACTTCGACGTCGACTTCTGCATGGATGGCCGGGACCGCGTAATCGAATACGTGGCCGAAAAATACGGTCGCAACGCGGTCAGCCAGATCATCACCTTCGGTTCGATGGCGGCCAAGGCTGTGGTCCGCGACGTGGCGCGGGTGCAGGGCAAGTCCTACGGCCTGGCGGATCGCCTGTCGAAGATGATTCCGTTCGAAGTCGGCATGACCCTGGAAAAAGCCTACGAGCAGGAAGAAATCCTCCGCGACTTCATCAAGGTCGATGAAGAAGCCGCGGAAATCTGGGACATGGCGCGCAAGCTCGAAGGCGTTGTGCGTAACGTCGGTAAACACGCCGGTGGTGTGGTTATCGCGCCGACCAAACTGACTGACTTCTCACCGATTTATTGCGACGAGGCCGGCGACGGTCTGGTAACCCAGTTCGACAAGGATGACGTCGAGGCGGCCGGCCTGGTGAAGTTCGACTTCCTCGGTCTGCGAACGCTGACGGTCATCGACTGGGCGCTGAAAACCATCAACCGCGACCGCGCCAAAGTCGATCAGCCGCCGCTGGACATTGCGTTCATTCCGCTGGATGACAAACCGACTTACCAGTTGCTGCAAAAGGCTGAAACAACCGCGGTGTTCCAGCTTGAGTCGCGCGGCATGAAAGAGCTGATCAAAAAGCTCAAGCCCGACTGCCTGGAAGACTTGATCGCACTGGTCGCCCTGTTCCGTCCGGGCCCGCTGCAATCGGGCATGGTTGACGACTTTATCAACCGTAAGCACGGTCGCGCCGAGCTGGCGTATCCGCACTCGGATTATCAATACGAAGGCCTCAAGCCAGTATTGGCGCCGACTTACGGCATCATCCTGTATCAAGAACAGGTGATGCAGATCGCGCAGGTCATGGCCGGTTACACCCTCGGCGGTGCAGACATGCTGCGTCGCGCCATGGGTAAGAAAAAACCCGAAGAAATGGCCAAGCAGCGCGGCGGTTTTATTGAAGGTTGCAAGACCAACAATATCGAAGCCGACCTTGCCGGTAACATTTTCGACCTGGTGGAAAAATTCGCCGGTTACGGTTTCAACAAGTCTCACTCCGCCGCTTATGGTCTGGTGTCGTACCAGACGGCTTGGCTGAAAACCCATTACCCGGCGCCGTTCATGGCTGCTGTACTGTCGGCGGACATGCACAACACCGACAAGGTCGTGACCTTGATCGAAGAAATTCGCACCATGAAGCTGCGTCTCGACGCGCCGGATGTGAATACTTCGGAATTCAAGTTCACGGTGAACGACGAGGGCCGGATCATCTATGGCCTCGGCGCGATCAAGGGTGTCGGCGAAGGTCCGGTGGAAGCGATCACCGAGGCGCGTCAGGACGGGCCGTTCAAGGACTTGTTCGACTTCTGCGCGCGGGTCGACCTCAAACGCATCAACAAACGTACCCTCGACGGTCTGATCCGCAGCGGTGCGCTGGATCGTCTGGGGCCGTACTTCCATGACGAAACCAAAGCCTATCAGGCCAACATCGACCGCAATCGCGCGGTGTTGCTGAACGCAATGGAAGGCGCGATCAAAGCCGCCGAGCAGACCGCGCGCACCCACGACAGCGGCCACGCCGACCTGTTTGGCGGGTTGTTCGTCGAGGCAGACGCCGACGTTTATGCCAACCACCGCAAGGCCAAGGAGCTGACGCTCAAGGAGCGCCTGAAAGGTGAGAAAGACACCTTGGGCCTGTACCTGACCGGTCACCCGATTGACGAATACGAAGGCGAGATTCGCCGTTTTGCTCGGCAGCGCATCATCGACCTGAAACCGGCGCGCGACACCCAGACCGTCGCCGGCATGATCATCGCCCTGCGGGTGATGAAGAACAAAAAGGGCGACAAGATGGGTTTCATCACCCTCGACGACCGCTCCGGCCGAATCGAAGCGTCGCTGTTTGCCGAAGCCTTCCATTCCGCGCAGTCGCTGTTGCAGACCGACGCGATGGTGGTGGTCGAAGGCGAAGTCAGCAACGATGACTTCTCCGGCGGTTTGCGCTTGCGGGTCAAACGCGTGATGAGCATGGAAGATGCGCGGACCAACCTCGCTGAAAGCCTGCGCCTGAAGCTGCACACCAAGGATTTGAAAGGCGATCAGCTACGCTGGTTGGGTGAATTGTTCAAGCGTCACCGCGGCGCGTGCCCGATCACCATGGAATACACCAGCCCCGATGCGAAGGCCTTGCTGCAGTTCGGCGAGACCTGGCGGATCGACCCGGCGGATGCGTTGATTCAAGCCTTGCGTGACCAGTTCGGGCGAGACAACGTCTTCCTCCAATACCGTTGA
- the rnhB gene encoding ribonuclease HII gives MQMGLDFTLVAEAVDLVAGVDEVGRGPLCGAVVTAAVILDPMRPILGLNDSKKLTEARREKLYDEICEKALSWCIARAEVEEIDELNILHATMLAMQRAIEGLHIQPKLAMIDGNRCPKLSMRAEAVVQGDGKVPAIAAASILAKVSRDREMAAFELIYPGYGMGGHKGYPTPVHLEALARLGPTPIHRRSFAPVRMAYEARENLIVI, from the coding sequence ATGCAAATGGGGCTGGATTTCACTTTGGTCGCAGAAGCCGTGGATTTGGTTGCCGGTGTCGACGAAGTCGGTCGCGGCCCGCTGTGCGGCGCCGTGGTCACCGCTGCGGTGATCCTTGATCCGATGCGACCGATCCTCGGCCTCAATGATTCGAAGAAGCTCACCGAAGCGCGCCGCGAAAAGCTCTACGACGAAATCTGCGAGAAAGCGCTGAGTTGGTGCATCGCCCGCGCTGAAGTCGAAGAAATCGACGAACTGAACATCCTCCACGCCACCATGCTGGCGATGCAGCGCGCCATCGAAGGCCTGCACATTCAGCCGAAACTGGCGATGATCGACGGCAACCGCTGCCCTAAATTGTCGATGCGCGCCGAAGCGGTGGTGCAGGGCGACGGCAAGGTCCCGGCAATTGCTGCGGCATCGATTCTCGCCAAAGTCAGCCGCGACCGCGAGATGGCCGCGTTCGAATTGATCTACCCGGGTTACGGAATGGGCGGCCACAAAGGCTACCCGACGCCCGTTCATCTGGAAGCGCTGGCCCGTCTCGGACCGACGCCGATTCACCGACGCTCGTTCGCCCCGGTGCGCATGGCGTACGAGGCGCGCGAAAACCTGATTGTGATTTAG
- the lpxB gene encoding lipid-A-disaccharide synthase, with the protein MANLRIALVAGEASGDILGAGLMRALKAQHPAVEFIGVGGPLMQAEGLTSYFPMERLSVMGLVEVLGRLRELLARRKKLVADLIAEKPDVFIGIDAPDFNLNIELKLRQAGIKTVHYVSPSVWAWRQKRVLKIREGCDLMLTLFPFEAKFYEEKGVPVRFVGHSLADAIPLQADRAAARAELGLPDGPLVALMPGSRGGEVGRLGALFLDTAQRLRALRPGVRFVVPCANPERRAQLEELLAGRDLPLTLLDGKSHLALAACDAVLIASGTATLEALLYKRPMVVAYRLAPLTFWILKRMVKSPYVSLPNLLAQRLLVPELLQDDATVEALAQTLSPLIEGGEEQTRGFDEIHRTLRLDASNQAADAVLKLIGEIQ; encoded by the coding sequence ATGGCTAATTTGCGTATTGCGCTGGTAGCGGGTGAGGCTTCCGGTGACATTCTGGGCGCCGGTTTGATGCGTGCTCTCAAGGCACAGCACCCGGCGGTGGAGTTCATTGGCGTCGGTGGCCCGTTGATGCAGGCCGAAGGCCTGACCTCGTACTTCCCGATGGAACGGCTGTCGGTCATGGGCCTGGTGGAAGTGCTGGGCCGATTGCGCGAGTTGCTCGCGCGGCGCAAGAAACTGGTCGCCGACCTGATCGCCGAGAAACCGGACGTGTTCATCGGCATCGATGCGCCGGACTTCAACCTCAATATCGAACTGAAGCTGCGTCAGGCCGGGATCAAAACCGTGCATTACGTCAGCCCGTCGGTCTGGGCGTGGCGGCAAAAGCGCGTGCTGAAGATTCGCGAAGGCTGCGACTTGATGCTGACGCTGTTCCCGTTCGAAGCCAAATTCTACGAAGAGAAGGGCGTGCCAGTGCGCTTCGTCGGGCACTCGCTGGCCGATGCGATTCCGCTGCAAGCCGATCGCGCCGCCGCGCGCGCCGAACTCGGTTTACCGGACGGGCCGCTAGTGGCGCTGATGCCGGGCAGTCGCGGCGGTGAAGTCGGGCGTCTCGGTGCGCTGTTCCTCGATACCGCCCAGCGTCTGCGCGCGTTGCGTCCCGGCGTGCGTTTCGTGGTGCCGTGCGCCAACCCCGAGCGCCGCGCGCAGCTCGAAGAACTGCTGGCCGGGCGAGATCTGCCGCTGACGTTGCTCGACGGCAAATCCCATCTGGCGCTGGCGGCCTGCGACGCAGTGTTGATCGCTTCCGGCACGGCGACGCTTGAAGCGTTGCTGTACAAACGACCGATGGTCGTTGCGTATCGCTTGGCGCCGCTGACGTTCTGGATTCTCAAGCGCATGGTCAAAAGTCCTTACGTCTCGCTGCCCAACTTGCTCGCCCAGCGCCTGTTGGTCCCGGAGTTGTTACAGGACGATGCAACGGTCGAAGCGCTGGCCCAGACCTTGTCGCCATTGATCGAGGGCGGCGAAGAGCAGACTCGCGGTTTCGACGAGATCCACCGCACCCTTCGTCTGGACGCCTCCAACCAGGCGGCGGACGCCGTGCTGAAACTGATCGGCGAAATACAATGA
- the lpxA gene encoding acyl-ACP--UDP-N-acetylglucosamine O-acyltransferase — MSLIDPRAIIDPTAVLAEGVEVGPWSIVGAGVEIGEGTVIGPHVILKGPTRIGKHNRIYQFSSVGEDTPDLKYKGEETRLVIGDHNVIREGVTIHRGTVQDRAETTLGDHNLVMAYAHIGHDSVIGNHCILVNNTALAGHVHVDDWAILSGFTLVHQYCHIGAHSFSGMGTAIGKDVPAYVTVFGNPAEARSMNFEGMRRRGFSEDAIHALRRAYKVVYRQGLTVDQALAELSEPSAQFPEVAVFRDSIQSSTRGITR; from the coding sequence ATGAGTTTGATTGACCCTCGCGCAATCATCGATCCGACAGCCGTACTGGCTGAGGGTGTCGAGGTCGGCCCATGGTCGATCGTCGGCGCAGGTGTGGAAATCGGCGAGGGGACAGTGATCGGGCCGCATGTAATTCTCAAAGGCCCGACCCGCATCGGCAAGCACAACCGCATTTACCAGTTTTCCTCGGTAGGTGAGGACACGCCCGATCTGAAATACAAGGGTGAAGAAACCCGCCTGGTCATCGGTGACCACAATGTCATCCGCGAAGGCGTGACGATTCACCGTGGCACCGTGCAGGACCGCGCCGAAACCACGCTGGGTGATCACAACCTGGTGATGGCCTACGCGCACATTGGTCACGACAGCGTGATCGGCAACCACTGCATCCTGGTCAACAACACCGCGTTGGCCGGCCATGTGCACGTTGACGACTGGGCGATCCTCTCCGGTTTCACCCTGGTTCACCAGTATTGCCACATCGGCGCCCACAGCTTTTCCGGTATGGGCACCGCCATCGGCAAAGACGTTCCCGCGTATGTCACGGTGTTCGGCAACCCTGCCGAAGCCCGCAGCATGAACTTCGAAGGCATGCGCCGTCGCGGTTTCAGCGAGGACGCCATCCACGCCTTGCGTCGCGCCTACAAGGTGGTTTACCGCCAGGGCCTGACGGTTGACCAGGCGCTCGCCGAACTGTCCGAACCTTCGGCACAGTTCCCGGAAGTCGCGGTATTCCGTGATTCCATCCAGTCTTCGACTCGCGGCATCACTCGTTAA
- the fabZ gene encoding 3-hydroxyacyl-ACP dehydratase FabZ has translation MMDINEIREYLPHRYPFLLVDRVVELDVEGKRIRAYKNVSINEPFFNGHFPAHPIMPGVLIIEAMAQAAGILGFKMLDVKPADGTLYYFVGSDKLRFRQPVTPGDQLILEARFISCKRQIWKFECQASVDGKPVCSAEIICAERKL, from the coding sequence ATGATGGACATCAACGAGATTCGCGAATACCTGCCTCACCGTTACCCGTTCCTGCTGGTGGACCGGGTCGTGGAACTGGATGTGGAAGGCAAGCGCATTCGCGCCTACAAGAATGTCAGCATCAACGAACCGTTCTTCAATGGTCACTTCCCTGCGCATCCAATCATGCCGGGCGTACTGATCATCGAAGCAATGGCTCAGGCTGCCGGTATCCTTGGCTTCAAAATGCTCGACGTGAAGCCCGCTGACGGCACGCTTTACTACTTCGTCGGCTCCGACAAGCTGCGTTTTCGCCAGCCTGTCACCCCCGGCGATCAGTTGATCCTCGAAGCCCGTTTCATCAGCTGCAAGCGCCAGATCTGGAAGTTCGAATGCCAGGCTTCGGTCGACGGCAAACCAGTCTGCTCCGCTGAAATCATCTGCGCGGAACGCAAACTATGA
- the lpxD gene encoding UDP-3-O-(3-hydroxymyristoyl)glucosamine N-acyltransferase has protein sequence MTATIKLGQLAEFLGATLSGDAEKEITGLATLQEAGPAQLSFLANPQYRKYLADSKAAALLLKAADAEGFAGNVLIVPDPYLAYARISHLFDPKPKAAAGVHPTAVIAADAVVDPAASIGAFAVIESGARIAAGVTVGAHCFIGARCEIGEGGWLAPRVTLYHDVRIGKRVVIQSGAVLGGEGFGFANEKGVWQKIAQIGGVLVGDDVEIGVNTAIDRGALADTVLGNGVKLDNQIQIAHNVQIGDHTAMAACVGISGSTKIGKHCMLAGGVGLVGHIEICDNVFLTGMTMVTHSITEPGSYSSGTAMQPAAEWRKSAARIRQLDDIARRLRQLEKRVGEVTPGNNASSDG, from the coding sequence ATGACAGCGACTATAAAGCTCGGCCAATTGGCCGAGTTCCTCGGCGCCACCCTGAGTGGCGACGCGGAGAAGGAAATTACTGGGCTAGCCACTTTGCAAGAGGCTGGCCCAGCTCAGTTGAGCTTTCTGGCAAATCCTCAATACCGTAAATACCTCGCGGACAGCAAGGCTGCAGCACTGTTGCTGAAGGCTGCTGATGCCGAAGGTTTTGCCGGTAACGTGCTGATCGTGCCTGACCCGTATCTGGCGTACGCGCGCATCTCCCATCTGTTCGACCCCAAACCCAAAGCGGCTGCCGGTGTTCATCCGACGGCAGTGATTGCGGCGGACGCGGTGGTTGACCCGGCGGCGAGCATCGGTGCGTTTGCGGTGATTGAAAGCGGCGCGCGGATTGCGGCGGGTGTCACCGTTGGCGCGCATTGCTTCATCGGTGCTCGCTGCGAGATTGGCGAGGGCGGTTGGCTGGCTCCGCGGGTCACGCTGTACCACGACGTGCGCATTGGCAAACGCGTGGTGATTCAGTCGGGCGCCGTGCTCGGTGGCGAAGGTTTTGGTTTCGCCAACGAGAAAGGCGTCTGGCAGAAGATCGCGCAGATTGGCGGCGTGCTGGTTGGTGACGACGTCGAGATTGGCGTCAACACCGCTATCGATCGCGGGGCGCTGGCCGATACCGTGCTGGGCAATGGTGTGAAGCTCGACAACCAGATCCAGATTGCTCACAACGTCCAGATCGGTGATCACACCGCCATGGCGGCGTGCGTGGGCATCTCCGGCAGCACCAAGATCGGCAAGCATTGCATGCTCGCCGGCGGTGTCGGGCTGGTGGGGCATATCGAGATTTGCGACAACGTTTTCCTGACCGGGATGACCATGGTGACCCACTCGATTACCGAGCCGGGTTCCTATTCTTCCGGGACAGCCATGCAACCGGCTGCCGAGTGGCGCAAAAGCGCGGCACGCATCCGTCAGCTCGATGACATCGCGAGGCGTCTGCGACAGCTGGAAAAGCGTGTAGGGGAAGTGACCCCTGGCAATAATGCTTCATCAGATGGCTGA
- a CDS encoding OmpH family outer membrane protein, with the protein MRKLTQLVLLATVLVAGPAFADMKIAVLNYQMALLESDAAKKYAVDAEKKFGPQLSKLKTLESSAKGIQDRLVAGGDKMQQGERERLELEFKQKARDFQFQSKELNEAKAVADREMLKQLKPKLDSAVEEVIKKGAFDLVFERGAVIDVKPQYDITRQVIERMNQLK; encoded by the coding sequence GTGCGTAAGTTGACTCAATTGGTTCTCCTGGCGACCGTACTGGTTGCAGGCCCGGCTTTTGCCGACATGAAAATCGCCGTTCTGAATTATCAGATGGCTCTGCTCGAATCCGACGCGGCGAAAAAATACGCCGTCGACGCCGAGAAGAAGTTCGGCCCACAGCTGAGCAAACTGAAAACCCTGGAAAGCAGTGCCAAAGGTATTCAGGACCGTCTGGTTGCCGGTGGCGACAAGATGCAGCAAGGCGAGCGTGAGCGTCTGGAGCTTGAATTCAAGCAAAAGGCCCGCGACTTCCAGTTCCAGTCCAAGGAACTGAACGAAGCCAAAGCCGTGGCTGACCGTGAAATGCTGAAGCAGCTGAAGCCGAAACTGGACAGCGCTGTGGAAGAAGTCATCAAGAAAGGTGCTTTTGACCTGGTCTTCGAGCGTGGCGCAGTGATTGATGTCAAACCTCAGTACGACATCACTCGCCAGGTTATCGAGCGCATGAATCAGCTGAAGTAA